In Arachis hypogaea cultivar Tifrunner chromosome 17, arahy.Tifrunner.gnm2.J5K5, whole genome shotgun sequence, a single window of DNA contains:
- the LOC112765331 gene encoding signal peptidase complex-like protein DTM1, which yields MANDGPLKTSLLFLATLMLIVALSTHSFNKMLVTYVVGILGIAGLLLPDWDYFNRDFSRWPYPVTSEERTSLAQPSGFQRFAYSPMRVIAYSLVYGYAMYKWWEYISN from the exons ATGGCCAACGACGGCCCTCTCAAAACTTCGCTCCTCTTCCTTGCCACCCTTATGTTGATAGTTGCTCTCTCTACTCATTCCTTCAACAAGATGTTAGTTACCTATGTTGTGGGAATTTTGGGTATTGCGGGGTTGCTCTTACCTGATTGGGATTATTTCAATCGCGACTTTTCTCGTTGGCCTTATCCTGTGACTTCTGAAGAAAGAACTTCCCTTGCCCAACCATCTGGATTTCAAAG ATTTGCATATTCTCCTATGAGGGTGATTGCTTACAGCCTAGTTTATGGATATGCCATGTATAAATGGTGGGAGTACATATCCAACTGA